The nucleotide sequence GGCGCCTGGGAGACCGGGGCCGCCGCCGCACTGCGTTCCCCCGCCCGGTCCGGCACCGAAGGGCGCCCACAGGTCCGGGCGCCGCGCCGGGACTACGGTGCGATCACGCTGCCGGTGCAGCTCGTCCGCGGCGAGCACGACGCGCTCGTCCCGGACGACACCTGGCAGGAGCTGGCCGGTCGGATCCCGGAGGCCAGGGCGTGCACCGTCCCCGGTGCCGGGCACTATCCGCAGATCGAACGGCCCGCCGAGTTCGCCGCGGCCGTCACCGGGTTCCTGGACGGCGCGACGTGACCGGCCCCCGCGTCCACCTGGAACGGACCGGTGGATCCGGGCCACGGGTACTGCTGCTGCACGGCGCCGGCGCCACCGCCGCGGTCTGGGCGCCGACGCTCGCCGAGATCGCCCGGCGCCGCGCCCGCTGGGAGGTACTGACCGTCGACCTGCCCGGCCACGGCCGGTCCGACCGGCTGCCGGACTACCACCACGCGCACTACGCCGCGGCGGTCGCGCGAGCGATACCCCCTGGGCGGCGGATCGACCTGGTCGTCGGGCACTCGCTCGGCGGGCTGGTCGCGCTGAGCCTGGCCGACGGCACACACGGGATCGAGGTCGGCGCGGCCGCGGTGCTCGCCGTCCGGGTCGGCTGGGCGGAGGAGGAGCTCGCCGCCCGCGCCGGCCGGGCCGCCCGCGCACCCCGGGTCTTCCCCGCTCCGGAGCCGGCACGCAGCCGGTTCGCACTGGTCAGCGGCATCTCCGCGGATGCGGACACCGCATTGCTGGACACCGGCGTCCTGGCCTGCGACGGCGGCTACCAGCTCGCCGTCGACCGGCGGACCGCCGCCGATCCGCCGGCCGACGCCGACGAACTGGCCCGGGTCGCCGCACGGGTGACCGGGCCCGTCCGGCTCGCCTGCGGCGGTGCCGATCCGGGCGTCCGGCCGGACGAGATGAGCGCGACGCTCGGGCACCCGGTGCAGGTCGTGCCGGGAGCCGGGCACCACCTGCACGTCGAGCACCCGGCGTTCGTCGTCGACCTGATCGAGAACGCACTCCCCGCCTGAGCCCCCTCCTGACCGATCCGGAGCCGCCATGCGCATCGAGAACCTCCTGCGGCAGAACGCGGTACGCCGCCCCGACCGACCGGCCGTCATCACCGACGAGGCCGAGCTGACCTGGTCCGAACTGGACACCGCGACCGACCGGCTGGCGCACGCGTTGATCGACCGCGGCTGTCGCGAGCAGGAGCGGATCGCGCTCGTCCTG is from Pseudonocardia autotrophica and encodes:
- a CDS encoding alpha/beta fold hydrolase — translated: MTGPRVHLERTGGSGPRVLLLHGAGATAAVWAPTLAEIARRRARWEVLTVDLPGHGRSDRLPDYHHAHYAAAVARAIPPGRRIDLVVGHSLGGLVALSLADGTHGIEVGAAAVLAVRVGWAEEELAARAGRAARAPRVFPAPEPARSRFALVSGISADADTALLDTGVLACDGGYQLAVDRRTAADPPADADELARVAARVTGPVRLACGGADPGVRPDEMSATLGHPVQVVPGAGHHLHVEHPAFVVDLIENALPA